GATACAAAATAAAGATACTGAAAAGAAAGAAGCAATTAAGACACTGGAAGCCATAGACTTGATTGCCCCTGAAGAGCAGAAAAAAACAGATGGAGAGAACCCAAATTCACGTGAAGCGAGACCGGCAGAAAAGGCCGATGAGATTGAGACACTTGGTAAGACAATGTTGAATGCAACTACAGAACAGAAGATTACAAAAATGCAGATACCAGATCCAGCAGAAGAGAGACAAGATAAAGATGGTGAAGGGATGGAGGCACAACAAAAGAACCCAGATGAACAGAGGATGGATACCACGGAAAAGATATCGGATATCACAACATGTACAGAAGACAAGATTCCACACAATCTTCTTAACCGTTATGTACTAGTACAATATGATAACGAACCCTACCCTGGAGTTGTTATTGATTGCGATGATGATGAAGTATATGTTAGATGCATGCACAGGGTTGGGCGGGACCTTAAGTCATGTTCTTTTTACTGGCCAAAAGCTGTGAAAGATGAATGTTGGTACAGTATTGAAGATGTTTTGGCAATAATTCCACAACCACATGCTGTAGGCAGAAAGTTTTATGTAGATGCTACATTGTGGAAAAATGctattaacaaaacaaaacaaaacaactgaAATCAAAATTCCGAACATGAAAAAGGATTGGGAACTCTTCATGTTTATACATGAATATGAACAAATATATGAACCAATCTAAGTATtttcatgtatgtttcatattaaaaacaggGTTTATATTTTTAGATGTCCTTTGTGTTATCTTTTGTCTTTAGTGTTACGATATCTGATTTGTTGCATAAAGCATGTTAATTAACCAATATTTTAAGGTTATGTGGTTGTATCATTTATGATATGGGCATAGCGACTTGATTTCAGTTTTATTGTTGTCATAAATTCTGTTACCTGGACAAATAGTCTGTGTTGTTACTGTTATATCCTTGGTGTTACCTTGTCAGATTccaatatgtataataaaggCTAATTTTCTGTCATTTCTCCCCAAAACCAAATACtcttatttttatctttaaaaacaatgcCATTGTAATGATAAGTGGAGGAAAGAGgaataattttcttatttatttcagagaattGTATAAACTATCCTTTGTGTTACTTTTTATGTCCTTTGTGTTATGTAGATTTCCCTTGTGTTACTTACACATTTCctctaaatttttatttcaaatctctCAACAATTTCACTTAACTTGCAATAATATACTGCCGTTTTCTAATGAAAATGTTTGTTGGCAAAATTGGTATTTATTGGCTgagaaaactatttttttttacaggtacaTATTGAAGGATTATCAAATGTTACCACACTAAGCATTTATAGCCCCatggtttaaaatatttctgaaatggtccaaattttttgtatattagcaaaataatttttatcaagaTGTTAAGAATTTCATGCTACAAACctgaaatttttgttaaataaaattttattgtgaCTTCTAACCCGGTAACACCATGGACATTAATTGTCGACTCAATGTgcataaaaggttttttttagtatttgttAATGTAATTCTTTGTGTTTAAGTATTGTTAATGCAACTCTGATGTttcctttataaaataaaactttcaaaaagtTAGAACTTGGCATTTATTTTCTTAGAATGTTGCTGGTGGAAATTGGACCAATTTTGAAAATggctcatatatatatattaccaaaagaaaaatatcgTAGGAATCCGAGTTCGgaagaatgaaagaaaaacaacCATTTCAGTGTTTAAAAGTTAGATTTTATATTCAATGTAAGTAACGACTATGCACAACAAACgtgtatatataatgaaacattatacctataaataaagatatatagGACTTGCAGAAAAGTGTTTCGAAGGCAATAATTGTCAATTATGGCCCTAGAAACAAATAACCCTCCACTGTATCAATGTAAAAGAAAgcagaattataaaattaatgcattaagtGGGTCTCTCTCTCATTGAATGTGAAACCTTCAGTCCTTGTTAAGTTTGTGACCTGAAGTGTTATCTAACATATAGCATTAGAAGCACTGATAACACATGTTCTGATCTTTTTCACAGGTCATATTGACAGAGGAAAGTAAGTAGAATATATATGTGGTAAACcatgattaaatatttgtttgtaattttttttgtactttttcaaGTTTGTTTTAAGGTGTGTTTGTCTATATTTaaagtataattattttatgtaagagtattaagtttttatattttacatcttCATTATTGGattatctttttctttaatCAAGCAGGCaagaaatcaatatatacaaaatgttgGCAGTGTGATTAAACTATTGTGTATTCCATTGCAAAATAGGAGAGacaattactttttaaacaaaattgttgaTAGCTTTATCTTTTTTGAGTGGTTGTATTACGTGTCAATCTTGCAAATCAAACAATGTCTAggataattttatcatttacttTATTGAAAACATAAAGCTAAAGTGTCTGCAAGTTGATGACTTTGCAGCAAAAACTATCAATTTAGCTGCTAAGTGGTTATTTACGCATTAGAGAATTACACTAGTTACGCGGTAAGAATTAAACCACGTAAAATACCTCATCCCAATGGGAAAATATACACAAGCATTATTGGaccatataaataaaaaaaaatcaaccgcCAACATAAATAACAGTTTacagcatttatttttcattaattttttatttcaatttttttttaaaaaaaacatcatgcTAACAACATAtccatgagagagagagagagagagagagagagagagagagagagagagagagagagagagagagagagagagagagagagagagagagagagagagagagggggtatGACTATTGACTTAAAAGAATTATGATAGCTTTGCAAAATAGAATAACATACTAGAAGATAACTTTATCAAATCTTTTGATTGAAACGTTAAACTTATAATTGAtgtcaaatttcttttttttttgtagtggCCTGGTGCGCCTTTTTGGTCCTAAGTCTATTGTCACTTTCGTATTCATTAGGTAGGAGTGTGTGATAAAGTAATTTATCCTCAGTCACATAACACAAACAGTTCTGTTggtaaaatcttttcaagtacaAGAAAGATAGTAATCCTACATTTATATTTGGTAGAAAGATTTTCTTTTGTAAGaacatataaacaaaatgtcGCCTGTAATTTTTCTACTTTCTTTCTtcaattcaaaattgattttagaAAGTGACTTTCAAGAAATACAAGTTGAGAAAGATCCCCGCTTATCTGCTCGTGAGGTTGATCATCATTTTTGCATGACTAATGCTGATGATTACCGAAGTAAGTGTCAAGAAGTTCATTAAAAAATGGTCgatttgtaattaatttgtgTAACACTGTATCTGATTTTTAGAGCAAATGGTTGCTGTCTTTTATTTTCTTACGTTAGTAATAACTATCAAATAAAAAGgctttataatataatttcatgtttATCATTTTCAGCACTTTACGAACGTGCACAGAGCCAAAGATGCAGTACATCATATTCCGGTAATAGagaaaacatatatttaattttatattgtcaGCAACATAAAAAAAGATTCCTTCCTTACTTTCGGACATTCGGAAAAATGAGTAATTAAGATGTTTATGTGTTCACAAACATATGTGTAATGTTTGTGGGCTTTTACttcaataaatttacatttatttatatgtttaatatctTTAACTACCATTTTCGTCATCAGTGCTTGTGGATTTGGAAAGAATGCGTGTACACCGCTATCCATGTCTACAATTGCTAATACAACAAATATCAAGTAAGTAAAAGACTTCGctttcaagtaaaaaaaaaatctaagaaaCTGTACAGTATATTGATTTGTTTACACTGCTTTCTATATGGtttctgtaaatttaataagtctGCTATACATCTGATATGTTGCTGGATAGCACACtttagaagaatttttttatattcggTCAGAAGTCCATTTTTCTGAGCCAACGTATTTCCAATTTTGAAAAGaacaatatatgatatgagttaaatttgcccccaataattcgccattttttaaattgtttcgggtacaataaaatgtaacgttatttttttaaaaagttgatataaaatatatttttcacataattatttgatttatttgcactcacttgcagtatatgacgccagaagtgacgctatttctataattcaatcaaaatcagtaaaaatttgacatttttctcaaatttttacgaatgggaaaaaTAGACCGCATGCttaaacaaggaaaattttttgtcacttattagtcttaaCTAGATATAtctcttattaaaatattttgtttgttcaagcatgcgctctatgttttctgagagaaaaactgtttgaaaaaaGCTGTTTGTGCTTTTAAAAAagcgaaaatggcgggaaaaggttgtctttacaatgccatatttctaaattgtggacacttgaatcaaaatgaacattaagtaaaaacattacatatatatctgtacaaataaaacaaaaaattacagtaaaatgctGATAGTCATTTAAgagggccattttaggcccataccatatatagtcctttgaggTATCCAGGCCTGTCCGATGGTTTTCTATAATTGCAATTATCAATGtgcttttcattgtttaaactttttcaGATGTATCAATGCATTTATGTGATCTTGGACAGGTCACTTCATGCTACAATGTTTTCAACAATACTTGCATAAATACATTAGGGCAATATTGACCATTTGTTTATAACAATCGATAGTAAAAATGTTTAGGCATTGCAATAGATTTATTGCATAGTTGTTTCACAAAGTTATGTTCTCGGTCAAATTAGATTTAGtatttctaatttttgtttACCTAAAATTTACAATCAAAAGCAATCATCAGGAAAATATTACTCTACTCTGTCCccagtttttgcttccaccactttttgcttgatatttcaataatagtaaatacctttgtgctcaaactacgttcatccactaatatgaaaaatgtccagattttttgttttgaaacgccccctctaccgcttcaggtttcaatacacatccataaattgaaagtctacggagattttgcatcagccattaagaagcccggatgataatgttaaaaaattgcgcgatgcattccgagtgtattccgaatggaaaaaagattacacatttcccattacaaatctccgtaagaaaattgttttcgttcctgtgaaattttatgagtgaaaagggataattgttcaatgaagatatcttggatatattccttttcatcgatttcaattgtatttctttcacatgtatgtgtatttttagtaCAAATCATCAAAAgctgatggaagcaataactggggacagactatagttaaAACAGTgtatgaaatgataaaatagcTATACAATAAAAAGGAtacagaaatatttatatattttttcgtaATTATAGTAATGTTGTGTTGTGCAACTGGAAAGtggaaaaaattaacattttattttacatcataCCGTTATGagtataaaacaaatttatctgTTCAACATGTTCTTGCCCTTTACATTTTACCCAGGTCTTCATTCGGAAAAATGCACATGTGCTGCATCCCATGGCTTCCGTTTTGACTTTGTTTCGATTGATAGTAAGCATCGTTTAGTTTTTAGTGTTACTATCGAATATCCATAAAgcgatattttattttagtctAAATGAGTGTATTATAAATGTTGAAAGTTTTATAATGACATTTTGATGATTATGaaatttgtatattatttttgcattttatgatTGTTCCACTTTGAAATGCACCCAACTATGCTTCATCTTTACTTTGTTAACCATACCGGATTGTTTGATCAATAGATGGACACTACCACGATTGTATTAAGAACAGCGTGTACCGGCGTGAGTGAAGCAATTGAAATCATCCTTGTATTTTTCACGTTAACTTCTTTGCAAGATTCAAATATTGTACAAATTTATGCACATTATTTTTAtcgatttatttatatttaactttttttcaattcaaaaaattattatatttaagtaacaatttttattctaaataataTAGATGCCGTGAACCTATTTCTAACTCACCAGCCACATGATACGGGTTACTCATCTCCTCAAAATGTCCACTGCCAGGCCAACGCTCAAAGTAAGAAATCCACATCTTTACAAAGTCGTATACGACgggaatatatattaaaagtaacaaatgtatatgtacatatacgtAAACAACGTCTGCATCATGCAactaataataattaaaagtcAAACGATGGGCTTTCTATGAATTATATAGTTCCATAACTCATTCTAAGTATAAGTAATAGCTCATATGGTTCTAATTATCGCGATAAACAATGTAAGAAATTTAagagtcttttttttaaagtcgtgATTAGTTTTACAATAACATATCATCTTGCAAAGTGAACTCTGTCAGCGATATTCTCAAATCAAAAGCACGACTTTTAACAAAGGCATTATCTTAATAAATACACATAAGACGTATTTGAAAATATCCTCACAAAGTTTACAAagtcaaaaaagaaaatactttaCTTCATTGTCCTGCGTTTAAAATCTGCAGTATTAAATGTCACTTTAAAAAACACATATCTGTAAGAAGCGAACATTTtcgaaaattcagaaaaatattcaCCTCTATAAATTTTATTACAAGCTGTaatttattgtgttttaaagtaatatttaagTTAGCTTAGAAATTGCCAactgttatttttaatacaaGTTCTAAATTATGTaactcatttttcatttttcctgATAGAATTATTAAGTTTCATAAACCTTAATGACTTATTTGCAGACATTTATATTATCTCTCTTGATCGCTCGCTGAAAGAATTGTATTACAGTATGGGACAGTCTTCATGATCTCTTGCACTCTAGCAGTATCTGCTTTAGGGACTTCATACGTCACATGTATGGTAGGTAATGCCtccaaaaataaattgatatttgtacTGTCGTGGGTTTAAATGATTGGTGTAATAAATCTTTTTGTTTATACTATGTATAAGTGACATTGATGTGTTATTCCTTAGTTTCCTTCAAACACCATGGGGAACCACCGTGCCATAATAAATGCCAATCCCAGTCCGCCGGGTCTCAAAGTAAATCCTTTAAACCTTCACGTTAATGACAACAACTAAACTTTTCTGACATTCAAAAAGCATTCTTTTTCTTATTAATTCTTCTATAAATAATGCTCTTACAACAAAAATTATGCCGACAATGGTATGAGGtgtaaagaaaatctttatcCAAGGAAAACATAGACTACATGTTTCCTTTATGGCCCATCAAGGTACAATCAGTCCTAGTCCTACAACTGTCCAAATGCACGGACACCATTACTCTTCGACAGAGCGTAAGTCTTATTATATGGATCACTCGATAGCcgcatatctctctctctctctctctctctctctctctctctctctctctctctctctggttaCATTATCTATAAGACTTTGACGATTAACTTATTCTTTAATTATGtagaatgttttattttcagtttaccATGCATACGAGACGGGAGTATGTCTTAGTGAGCACACAGGTAGGCCAGGattaaactcttttttttttttaaaataatttgacatatCAATAATAAGACAAAACCTCCGTGATATTTGTAGTTTAGTTAAATTTATAAGACTCTGCTAATATATCTTTTTAGTGTGTTACTTTCTTTTGAGTTGGTTCCTGTTATTGCTGTGGtgactttgaaattattttgttttagtaTGGTCGTTCCTTCATAATCATTTACCGAGTGGTATGTCCCAAGCTGACGTCATTAATCACATGGCAGGTAATATATattgttaacaattcaaaattaacCTGCTACCAGAGAAGGATCCGAAATCTATGATGTCCaattaatgattaaattgaGTTCATATTCGGATCGGAACAACAGTGCCAGTTGGGCTATCTGCATTTTATTTCACACACAAGGTTATTTGACAAAAGAggtcattttcattttctcacACCAAATCTTTCAGTGGTCAGATAATTTGAAAGTTATATAGAAGGTGTAACGTCAAGGCAAATAATAATCTAGTgatataattttcctttttttcgaTTAAGTGAAATGCAAGACTTAAGGATGATATTTTTCAACCAAGCAAAAGACTACTAATTTTTTATTGTAGTAAACATGATTGAATTATTGTTGAACTTCGATTGAAAGTCGCACAATTGagtaattaatttcttttttcagcATATGTGTCTTTGGCAAGTGCAGTATTTGATGACATGCTTTGTCAAAAAATGTAGATGAGAACTAACGTCTCAGTCATATCTCTGAAAGCGACTGATGGTTTGAAAGGTTAATTAGGAATTTCAAGGCGACTGTCGATCATTCCTTGGCTCGATTTAGGCGTATTCTGATTTGGTAAGCGAACACATTTGTGTCCGTTAAGCCAAGTTATGTCAGCCTTTATTGATTGCTTGatgaacaaaaatgaaaagaaaactgaGATTTAGTCAAAGGTCAGGCACAAAGGTCAGAAGTCGTACGCTTACATCTCTGGCAACGCCTGGAAAATTGACTTCAATTggcttcaattttttatatgatcacGCTTAATTAATGACCGTAGAGATTATGTTGCTGATGCAAAGATGAATTGAAAGCGTGCAGAAACTGTTTATTCAGGACCTTTAAACAGCTATCAAATAAGCTTTCATGTGAATAGATTCTTTATtgttaatttgaatttgaaatataaataatgaatttaaatttgaaatattatcatatttacaaataaaagacGTTGATTGAATcgatttgttttacattttaacacAGATAAGGTTTCCTGCAATCTATgatctttgtttacaaagcaCAAAAGCGAACATACATAGACAAAGTAACAGGATGCAGTCTGCAATAATTGATAAATGTTAATTGTGAGATTCATTAGTCATATTGTTTTCACATTCTAAAACTGAGGTTGTTTTTTAATAGACATTTATCCGCATGGAACAGACAGCAAATGTGCTTGCACGAAAAGATTTGATCTCCAATTCCACTGGCTGCATCATGATATTGGTAATATTTCATTCATCTAGGTTGTAAAATCAAAGAATTCTTAACGTTGTCTTCTTTTTGTTTCATAACAAAAGAACCTTTCAAATTATAAAGTTCGAGGTGCCGCAGTATTTGTCACTTTGTCGACGagactcgaatttttttttaaggatgtgAATATGtgttgggaaaaaaatattgacaagttgtCTTCAAAATAAGAGTATGacttattatattttgtttattctcatttttttaaattgatttaatttagacatatttaattgataattcaaAAGGATTGGGCAACAGACTCTGCCTATGTAAACCCTTTTCAAAATACAAAGTCAAGCAGTGGTTAgaataaaaaatctataaaatgtagTATAACAAAGGATTATAGAATTTTGAATAATGATCTtgacttttttatgcataaattgaAAGATAATTTGTTAGTTAACATTTATGCTTTATAATATTCACTCTTACTTTACAAACGCACCACCTCATAAATACtaacaaaaatacaaacataagaattgagttttcatgatccagccatttgaaaagaacagtatGTAAAAGAAGCGAAATAATAGATAgctaaatatattataataataacttAATAAGTTTAAGTAGCGTATCTTTAGAAAGTCAAAAACGCTTAGAAGCTTTTATAATACTGtgaacataaagaaaaaaaattacaattcaagTAGTATGAATAGTCAGAATTACCATGAAgaatatagttttaaaatatgaaaaggcATACTAATGTCATTATGTTGCTTAAAAGGTCCACCTCTTTGTTGGGTCTATCTTGGACATTCGGGAGAAATGCATATTTACTTCAGATTCAGACCAACAGTATGAACATTGACTATCTTCGattaaaaatccttaaataagcGACCATTTAAATTATTAGCTTTATTCCgtaactaatataaaaaaaataatttctttcctTAAGCCAAAACTGTAGTGTTTGCaagttttgaatatatatttagttttttttaagttttgatttaaaaatagactAAAGTTGATGAATTTCTAATTCCTGCATCAAGAAAAATCTTACAAGTATTGTGTTGCTAAACCGTtggttattttgtaaaatagaaTAATGATGATAAATAATCGTTAATCAGAAATAAGAAATGAttcataaaaatttcatatggGTGTAAATCTATcgatgtaaattaaaaatgagtTAAGATAATCCACATAAGAAGTAAATGATCAAAAACAACACAAGGCCAGATATTAAGATATTTATGAAACTTTTAGTTTATGAAAGTTTTAGTCGGCTTTCTATGTAAAGCACTGAAAAGATtcaacaacactaggcatctttaaagtCTCGGATCTAAtaagccagtaaactgaatatataaaacattaaaaatggctaacgacatgAACAATTGATATTGTCAAATATCAATTGTTCGTGtcgtgttatatatatatatatatatatatatatatatatatatatatatatatatatatatatatatatatatatatatatatgattacgTTTTCTCATGTTTACTAAAAACAATCCATCTAAACTACACGTCTTTCTTTTCAGTTGACAATTGCCTAAAGGACCATGTGTTTAGTGGTAACTATAACCAATTTTCTATTGGTTTTGCCTCTGATATTTCAATTCATGGAAGAAACGTTTTATATTCTTACTTCTGATTTTAGGAACATTTTACCATCTGCAAAATACGCATCATCACCATGTGACTCAGAACTGTCACAGCCATATGTCGGGTAATAGTTTTCTAgatattcatttatatgtaaataaaacttATATCTAATATCTGAttgaacttttttatttttaaaatagtcatattttatttattacaagtAAGCTACATCTTTTAAATTAGTTAGGATAATTTGAAAATGCTCGTAATATATCAGATTTGAGCTTTCAAGAAGTATGGTCACGACTTTGgtcaaattcattattttgtttatagctCACTTGAACTGAAGGTTTCTGATCACCcattgtccgtcgtccgtctgtccatccgtccgtctgttAACTTTTCACTTCTTTTATAAAGCCACTGGTCCAAGTTTAACTTATCTTGGTAAAAAGCATTCTTATAAGAGGGggttctaaattgttaaaataaagggcttaaccctttttaaaagggagataaatgAGAAACAGTTTCAAGAATCACtacaccagaaatgccaatatttacacaaaagatttcctacatagtgaagattctaaattgtaaaactagtgaccccggaccaaaacggagttcaaagttttacattgaaaCATGTAGGATATatgattgtttaaaaatgttcttctcaagaaccataatgTTACAGttgtgaaaattctaaattgaaaaaGCCATGACAGCCGGATCATTACTGGGGCCTCAGAAGGGGTTTGTCACGGtgtgaaattcaatctttcagactattcttatttattgtgtaaattaactttttcggactttgtgtaaattgctaaaaaaaaaatcctctattacgacaactttttaaaaaacgtttTAAATTCCGTGCAGCCTTATTCTCACTGAGGCACAATCAGTGATGAacagctaatcttttaattgacttttttatgtttattcacacttctttcatcttattaatccttttatgtacTTGCTGCTAAAATGTCATGAGTTACTCAATAGCTGTTTATAATTTATGTTCTTACTTCTGTACATATCATGTTAATCCTTCATTATGTTATTCCATTAATAACTATATaggattttaaattgtaaattatggtCTGTTGGAATCAGACCTTCGGTTCTGAAGCATACTAAACTCacgtaaaagtatatttcatgtaaagtttATATAGAAGTCTGAAAACTAAAACGTGTTGGCTTGTTGGAGGTTTCATAAGGCGGGGTCCAACAACAAGAAAATAAGCTCAAGGTTGGTCCAGTATTAGTCCGTGCGGGAGAGAGCGCCACGTAATAGgttcatagataaaatatatagggaaattttttaaaactcttctgaagaactacaatgttaATGCTTGTGAAATAACTATGTGAACATCCTCAATTTGTGAAGAAGCCGTGACCTCCAGACTACAATATTGGGGCCCTAgaatgggtttaaagttaacgTAGAAATATATACggaaattgtttgaaaatcttctcaagaactacagtgCATCAGTTGTGGAATTACTTTGCAAGCATCCATGGCTATTGTAGAATCTAAATTGGTAAAGTAGTGAATTCCGATACTGGGGCCAAAAGAGGgaataaaagtttaacattgaagtaaataggaaaaatgttttaaattttttttaccttattaGTTTTTTACACTTCAGCAGTGTTTTCCTGTCGTTAGATTTACACCTTAATTTCTCTTATTCTATtcacattgtttttcttttttagtttGGAAGGATCTGAAAATCCTGTTGGACCACTTGGACCACAGAAATGATCGATGTGTTGATAATCTAGTGAACCATTTATTAGGTACGATAATTATTATACACCAATAATACTCTCATTTCCGATCTTTTGGCTACTTCAGTGTCATATAATTTTCCATCCAAATTAAATTATTAGAAAGTTATAAAATTTTGCCTATTAACACCAGAAAATTcaatctcctttcaaagttagaaatatttgaTGGGCAACACATCAAACAATGCAAAATGCATTTTGGGAATGTTcagaaaaggaaaccgtttaATTTCGTACCCCGAACGATAGGGTTTATTCAATCCGCATGTAATGCAtagaatgtaaacaaagcaaacttcAAAATTTACATATGATTGGTTTTGATTTGCGAAAACATTAAGACCTCTATCCATAGCGGTGTTTGAGTCGTTATCGTTGTTACAATCATACTCACTTCGACGTCAGGGGAGAATTTTAATATGCAGCGAAATAACGcgatacccttttatgtcgtttctGCATAATTTACCGGGAAAACTACTGTAATGCTTATTATTATACAAATACTTAGCAAAACCGTCGTTTAGAAAGCGTAcctaaaattgatataaaactgGACCGAGTAGCAACTATTATACAATACCTTCAAACTGCAAAAAGCAttattggtttatttttttgtgtattttttttcttttcaatttattattcatttggttattttaattagtttttgattcatcaaaatatgaaatggtacttatgtacatgtaagaataGTTGAAAAACAGTTTGTGGTAATAGTTT
This genomic window from Magallana gigas chromosome 5, xbMagGiga1.1, whole genome shotgun sequence contains:
- the LOC105345905 gene encoding uncharacterized protein yields the protein MAWCAFLVLSLLSLSYSLESDFQEIQVEKDPRLSAREVDHHFCMTNADDYRTLYERAQSQRCSTSYSVLVDLERMRVHRYPCLQLLIQQISSLHSEKCTCAASHGFRFDFVSIDNGHYHDCIKNSVYRHAVNLFLTHQPHDTGYSSPQNVHCQANAQIWDSLHDLLHSSSICFRDFIRHMYVSFKHHGEPPCHNKCQSQSAGSQSTISPSPTTVQMHGHHYSSTELYHAYETGVCLSEHTVWSFLHNHLPSGMSQADVINHMADIYPHGTDSKCACTKRFDLQFHWLHHDIVDNCLKDHVFSGTFYHLQNTHHHHVTQNCHSHMSVWKDLKILLDHLDHRNDRCVDNLVNHLLASLHNRGDPCSCHQVISTTTTKTPTSSTSIPGPMHHCSKIKTVEALAEFQQMYPQIGQDCSGQRSASDLITTDLCGFNVTSQSWRPGSKVSDFCDVTSNLYSAVATFRNGGYPSDGLAGVYVGCTATSVKIATQECGGKFEIVEIPRNPSPTDTFTHSISNYYAITFQV